The genomic interval GGCGTCAATATTCCTATTCCGGTGCCAATGGCGTTCCATAGCTTCGGTGGCTGGAAGCGTTCATTATTTGGTCCACTGCACATGCATGGCCCTGATGGCGTGCGGTTTTACACCAAAATGAAAACCGTCACGGCGCGTTGGCCCACCGGCCAGAGAGCCGGAGCGGAATTTTCCATGCCAACCATGAAGTAAGCCAACTGTTGACCGGTAAGCCTGACTTACCGGTCTTTTCAACTGTCCCGGACAAGCGCAATGAAGATAAAAATAATAATTGCGGTGTTCTGCAGTGTCCTCTGTGGATACAGCTCGGCACTCAATATCGGCGTAACCATGACCTCGCTGGACAATCCGTTTCTGACCATTCTGTTGAATGGCATGAAGACACAGGCACAAACAACACCCGACCTGCACTTACAAATCGAAGATGCCAATCTGGATGTGGGTCGTCAGCTCAATCAGGTACAGAGCTTCATCGCCAGTGGTGTCGACGCCATTATCGTTAATGCCGTCGATGGGGATTCCACCATGGCCATTACCCAACTGACCGAAGAAGCGCATATTCCGCTGGTCTACGTTAACCACCCACCCATTGATGTCGATCGGCTGCCGGATACTGCCAGCTTCATTGGTTCCAATGAACTCGATTCCGGCACCCTGCAAACAAAAGCGGTCTGCCAACTGCTGAACGGCCGTGGCAATGTAGTGATCATCATGGGTCCACTGGAAAACCATTCTGCTCACACCCGGACCCAGGATGTCAGGGATGTCATTACGACACCAGAATGCGCCGGTATCCGGATTGTAGATAACCGGGTGGCCAACTGGTCACGCACCGAAGCGTATGACCTTATGAGCAACTGGCTGACCTCTGGGATCCAATTCGATGCCGTCATTGCCAACAACGATGAAATGGCCATTGGCGCGATTCAGGCGCTCAAAGCCGCTCATGCTGATATGGAAAGCCTCGTCATTGCCGGCATTGATGCCACACCTGACGGTCTCAGAGCGATGGCCGCCGGGGACCTGGACATTACTGTTTATCAGAACGCCAAAGAACAGGGAGCAGCAGCTATTCGGGCTGCACAAAAGCTGGCGACAGGTCAGTCAGTACCCAGGAATATCTGGATTCCTTTTGAGCTGGTCACTCCAGCGAACATGGAACGGTATCTACAGCCCTGATGTTTTGAAAAGGCTTGTACTCATAGACCTGGCTGCTAAGCTTCACCACCGGTTTCAATACGAGAGTAAGTGATATGAAAGAAAGGGATGTGGTCTTTTTTCAACCTTTGTGGCGGCGTATTGCGGTAACGGTATTTTGCTTTATTTGGGCGCTGTATGAGTGGGCAACGGGCTCTTCTTTCTGGGGCATCATTGCCCTTGGCATGACCGGATATTGTCTCTGGGCGTTGTTTTATAACTTCGAACCCATGTCCCCAGATGAACACAGTGACGGGGAATAACCCCGTCACCAATCAACTATAGGACCGACTGCCAGGTCTCCGTAGCTGCGGAGGCAAACAAAGCGTCTATCACCTGCATCTGCCGAATAGCATCCTCAACAGCATATTCCTGTGAGATCTCTCCACGCACGGCTTTGGCAAAGTTGGTGACTTCATTTTCATACTGAGCCACCTGATCCACTTCCACAGGTCGCATCAACATCTCTGTCAGATCACCAGTTTCACTCACCCAGATTTCAGCGGGATGCTGCGTTCCGGGAACATACGGAGCAGGTAGATCGATCAATGCCTGCTCACAGATAACCTGCAGTCTCTGACTGGCTGCCATCTCCATACTCACCGTAAATGTGGCACGACGGCCATTGCCAAAATCCAGAATCGCATTGGCAGTCATATCAACCTGACTGGCAGGATCGCGGATCACCGAACAGAACACTCTTTCCGGCTCCTGCTCAAATACATAGCGAGCACTCATCGTGGTGTAACACCCGAGGTCATAAATGGCACCACCACCAAACTCCGGTTTGAAACGAAAATCATCGGGCTTATCCAGGCTGATAGAAAACATCGCCTGCATATTTCTGACCTGACCATACTGCCCGCTACGAATCAACTGCCGTAATTTATGCCACTGAGGGTGATGACGAACCATAAACGCCTCGGCAACAATAATTCCGTCAGGAACCTCACGTAATTGTTTGGCTTCCTCAGCATTCATGGTGATCGGTTTTTCGCACAAAACATGCTTGCCTTTTTGTGCGGCCTTCAATGCGTATTGCAGATGCAAATGATTGGGAAGAGGGATATAGACGGCTTCAACATCGGGATCATCCAGTATTTCATCGTAACTGTCGTAGGCCACCGGAATGTAAAACTCTGCGGCGAAGTCCTTTGATTTGTCCATATTGCGTGAAGCAACCGCTTGAATCTCACACCATGGGCTTGCCTGGAGTGCCGGCACAATAGCGTTACGGGCAATATTTGCAGTGCCAATAATGCCCCATTTTACCTTCTTGATACTGGAATCATTTAATGGTTGATTCATACCTACCCCCTGTTGATCAATAAGCGGCCCCTGATCAGGACCGGTGCTGACGACATATAGGATCAGAAATCAGCGACATACGATTATGACCTTAACATTTTTTTGATACAAAAAAATATTGAATCCCGGCGCAGTACGACTCCGTTATATGCACGACAATCAACTCTCAGGCAACGACAAGAACCGTAACCGCCGCCCCAGCCGGTAATACCAGCCTGGCTTTGAACAACCGGACACAATCATAACCATCGCCCCCAGTCCACCAAGGGTCATTCCAAGCATGGCACCCAGGGATATTGCTTCACCAAATAATGGGACCGCCAGCAGACCGGTACTGACCGGTATCAATGCCATCAAAGCCCCCATGCGGGTTGCTCCAATTGACTGTACAGCTCGGACATACAGTACCATCTGTACGATGGTTGCCAGGATGCCCTGGTATATCGCCTGAACTGCGACTGTCTG from Gynuella sunshinyii YC6258 carries:
- a CDS encoding sugar ABC transporter substrate-binding protein — encoded protein: MKIKIIIAVFCSVLCGYSSALNIGVTMTSLDNPFLTILLNGMKTQAQTTPDLHLQIEDANLDVGRQLNQVQSFIASGVDAIIVNAVDGDSTMAITQLTEEAHIPLVYVNHPPIDVDRLPDTASFIGSNELDSGTLQTKAVCQLLNGRGNVVIIMGPLENHSAHTRTQDVRDVITTPECAGIRIVDNRVANWSRTEAYDLMSNWLTSGIQFDAVIANNDEMAIGAIQALKAAHADMESLVIAGIDATPDGLRAMAAGDLDITVYQNAKEQGAAAIRAAQKLATGQSVPRNIWIPFELVTPANMERYLQP
- a CDS encoding Gfo/Idh/MocA family protein; protein product: MNQPLNDSSIKKVKWGIIGTANIARNAIVPALQASPWCEIQAVASRNMDKSKDFAAEFYIPVAYDSYDEILDDPDVEAVYIPLPNHLHLQYALKAAQKGKHVLCEKPITMNAEEAKQLREVPDGIIVAEAFMVRHHPQWHKLRQLIRSGQYGQVRNMQAMFSISLDKPDDFRFKPEFGGGAIYDLGCYTTMSARYVFEQEPERVFCSVIRDPASQVDMTANAILDFGNGRRATFTVSMEMAASQRLQVICEQALIDLPAPYVPGTQHPAEIWVSETGDLTEMLMRPVEVDQVAQYENEVTNFAKAVRGEISQEYAVEDAIRQMQVIDALFASAATETWQSVL